One region of Oryza sativa Japonica Group chromosome 5, ASM3414082v1 genomic DNA includes:
- the LOC4338365 gene encoding uncharacterized protein isoform X1, translating to MGANADPTGVLLGGPHHRNPSPAPALAQPPGASTAAALRHDPGLSVRWTPEEQAVLEGGLASYAADAAVVRYAKIAMNLPDKTVRDVALRCRWMAKKESNKKRKEESSKKNKEKKERANDSSSKGPAHLVARPNAAPYSLPVLPMDDDDVSYKTIGGQTGQILEHNAQILNQIYTNISNMQVQENIPLLCQTRDNILAVLKDRIGDVPEIMRQMPPLPVKLNEELANSMLPRPPHT from the exons ATGGGGGCGAACGCCGACCCCACGGGGGTGCTTCTGGGCGGGCCCCACCACCGCAACCCTTCCCCCGCGCCGGCGCTGGCCCAGCCGCCGGGCGCGAgcaccgcggcggcgctgcgccaCGACCCGGGGCTCTCCGTCCGGTGGACGCCCGAGGAGCAGGCCGTGCTCGAAGGAGGGCTGGCCAG CTATGCGGCGGATGCAGCTGTAGTTCGCTATGCAAAAATTGCTATGAATCTGCCTGACAAGACAGTGCGAGATGTGGCCCTGCGTTGCAGATGGATGGCT AAAAAGGAGAGTAAcaagaaaaggaaggaagagTCATctaagaaaaacaaagaaaagaag GAGAGAGCCAATGATTCTTCATCAAAAGGGCCAGCTCACCTAGTGGCCCGACCTAATGCTGCTCCATATTCTCTTCCAGTTCTTCccatggatgatgatgatgtgtcaTACAAAA CAATTGGAGGCCAAACTGGTCAAATTCTTGAGCACAATGCACAGATCTTGAACCAGATCTATACCAATATTTCAAACATGCAG GTGCAGGAGAACATCCCTCTTTTATGTCAAACTAGGGATAATATACTTGCAGTCCTGAAGGA CAGGATAGGCGATGTTCCTGAGATAATGAGGCAGATGCCACCCCTTCCTGTAAAGTTGAATGAAGAACTGGCTAACTCTATGTTGCCGAGGCCTCCACATACATGA
- the LOC4338365 gene encoding uncharacterized protein isoform X2 — MGANADPTGVLLGGPHHRNPSPAPALAQPPGASTAAALRHDPGLSVRWTPEEQAVLEGGLASYAADAAVVRYAKIAMNLPDKTVRDVALRCRWMAKKESNKKRKEESSKKNKEKKERANDSSSKGPAHLVARPNAAPYSLPVLPMDDDDVSYKTIGGQTGQILEHNAQILNQIYTNISNMQVQENIPLLCQTRDNILAVLKEIGDVPEIMRQMPPLPVKLNEELANSMLPRPPHT, encoded by the exons ATGGGGGCGAACGCCGACCCCACGGGGGTGCTTCTGGGCGGGCCCCACCACCGCAACCCTTCCCCCGCGCCGGCGCTGGCCCAGCCGCCGGGCGCGAgcaccgcggcggcgctgcgccaCGACCCGGGGCTCTCCGTCCGGTGGACGCCCGAGGAGCAGGCCGTGCTCGAAGGAGGGCTGGCCAG CTATGCGGCGGATGCAGCTGTAGTTCGCTATGCAAAAATTGCTATGAATCTGCCTGACAAGACAGTGCGAGATGTGGCCCTGCGTTGCAGATGGATGGCT AAAAAGGAGAGTAAcaagaaaaggaaggaagagTCATctaagaaaaacaaagaaaagaag GAGAGAGCCAATGATTCTTCATCAAAAGGGCCAGCTCACCTAGTGGCCCGACCTAATGCTGCTCCATATTCTCTTCCAGTTCTTCccatggatgatgatgatgtgtcaTACAAAA CAATTGGAGGCCAAACTGGTCAAATTCTTGAGCACAATGCACAGATCTTGAACCAGATCTATACCAATATTTCAAACATGCAG GTGCAGGAGAACATCCCTCTTTTATGTCAAACTAGGGATAATATACTTGCAGTCCTGAAGGA GATAGGCGATGTTCCTGAGATAATGAGGCAGATGCCACCCCTTCCTGTAAAGTTGAATGAAGAACTGGCTAACTCTATGTTGCCGAGGCCTCCACATACATGA